Within the Trichoderma breve strain T069 chromosome 3, whole genome shotgun sequence genome, the region tcgtcgtcgccaatgGCCCGTATCCtggcagcctccttctctgcATTCTGACGTGCCTTTTCTGCCCGCTtgagctccttcttctgtGCCAGGAGGTTCTCCAGGGCGCATTCGCGGCAGAAAATGTCCCCTCGTGGGCACGCGACCGGCTCTCGGGCGTTTTCCAGGCAGAGGCTGCAGAATCCAAAGGGCAGGAAAGAGTCTCGGTTGAGCTGTGCGGATTTTGAGCTCCAATTCGACTTGGCCTGCTCTCTTTCGTACGAGGTGAAGACGGGGCGAGTCGTGTTTCTTTTGCCTGTGATCAGGGAACTTGGTGGTTAGCTTCTGGGAGCTCAAACTGGACTGGGAGCTGCccagcaagagagagagagagagctgccTACTATGTGACATTGTGGCTATCTTTGCCACAGATATGCAAACAAATGGCCTCTGATCGATTCAACAACGCTAGTAAATAACCCGAGCCGTAACCACAAAATGATTCCGAATCGGCactcgtatcgtatcgtatcgtattgTATGTACAGCAGTTTGTAATGTAGATGCAAAGAGTATCGGATCTGACTTTAGCTTGAAGCAGCGCGATGCTTGGACAAGGTACGATACTGCCCATCTAGGATTAGCCACCTCCATCCTGTAGCTCGACTAGTACCAAAATAGAGAAATGCCAGCCCCAGAGTCTTGAAATGCAGGTGCACTTCCGGCTGCCATTGCCCAATCACACCCACTACGGAGCGCTTGTGGTTCAGGCATTGGGCGCTATATTCCAGCGCTGCATCAACCACTGACAGCGGCCAAGTTCAGCCGGCTAGCTGCAGCATTTTAGCAGCCGAGTTTGTTGGCTccccaagaaaaaaaataggAACCacggcagaaaaaaaaaaaaaaaaaaggctcgGCTCCATCTGCTCCATACTATTTATTATATGTGccttctcaccaccatggcCTCCATAAGTGCCTGTCATGGAACCCAGCGCCGGGCCATCATTCCGAGCCAAAGCTATTCTTAACAGCCAAACATAGCCCGGAGCTCAAATGTCGTCGAATCCAACGCCCGCGTCACGGCCCGGTGTGCCCTGGCGGCTCGCCTCGGTGGCCGTCATGAGCAGCGTCGGGGCCGCATCACGAGCTTTCCTCTACGGCCTCAACCGGGTCGAGGTCACGGGGCTGGACAACCTGCTGGGCGTGCTGGACCGCCGCAAAAACGGGCAGCGAGACCGCGGCCTGCTGACTGTGTGCAACCACGTCTCCGTGTATGGTATCTCAAATGAAGAGCCAAAATCAATTGCTATAAAACACTCTTGCTAACTTAGCCCAGACTCGATGATCCCTTGATCTGGGGCATCCTCCCGCTGCGATacgccgtcgacgtcgagAACCTCCGCTGGGGCCTTGGAGCCCACGACATCTGCTTCAAGAACCGCTTCTTTtcggccttcttcagctACGGCCAGGTGCTGCCCACCCACCGGCTGTGGCACTCGCCGCAAGGGGGCTTATACCAGCCCACCATTGCCCAGGCAATCAAGCTTCTCTCAAGTCCCTCATCCGTCATCAAGCCCTCCGACATGACCTTTTCCACCAACGGCACCGACTCCTTCGTCTCGCCCTCTGCCTTTGCAGCCAACCACTATGCCTGGGTCCACATCTTCCCCGAGGCCTGCTGCCACCAGAACCCCGAAAGTACCCTGCGCTACTTCAAATGGGGTGTATCCCGCCTGATTCTCGAAAGCGACCCGGCACCAGAGTTTGTCCCCATGTTCATTCATGGCACGCAGAATATCATGTCCGAGGATAGAGGGTTCCCTCGTTTCCTGCCGCGCATAGGCCAGCGAGTACGAGTCATGATTGGGAAACCAACTGACGTCGACAGCCTCTTTGGCCACTATCGCACttcttggaagaagatggttgAGAAAGCCGGTGACCCCGACCAGCTGAGACACGACCCAGAGGCAGTGCAGCTCAGAGTCGAACTTGCAAAGGCGGTTCGCGACGAGATTCAAAAGCTCAGGTTGAGTATGGGATTCGCTCccgaggaagatgaaacaGCCGCCCTTGCCGAGACGTGGTCCAAGGAGCCAAATAAACGTAAATTCAAGAGCCCCGTAGATGGCAGCCTTGTCAATAGACACTGAATCCAAGCGCTACAAAGTCAAATGGTAAAAGTTCCCATTTCTTGTGACGGAGTGTGCAAAGCCCAACATGAAAATATTCTGGTTTTGCTTCTTATTAAAAGGATGGATATCTTGTCCTGCCCCCCTAAAATCATGAGCGATAAACTATCAGTATCAGTAATATCATCCAGCTACCGCCAAAGCCCGGATTTGTTGCGACAGCTCTAGTCTGACCGTAGTATTCCCACACCGTCTTCTGGACATGTGTAGAtgatctctttttttttatgtagGTATGCAATTACGCTGTCTTGATCGCCAGCCAGAAGTAATAACGAGTCAACTTTTTCCCCATACAATCGAAAAATGGACAGGATTGACCATATGTATGCCTGCTAATGGCCAGCCCTGCAGGATCCTGGTGCGCAGGATACGCCACAAGCTATGCCTAGTAGTTGTTGTCAAAGGCTTGTGAGGGGACCGCCTGCTGGAAACTCCGCGCCTGGGCTTGCAGGGCTgcttgctgttgttgctgctgctgctgttgttggagGACGAGATCGTTGAACCAAGGATGCTGCAGGGCGTCATGAGCACTTATGCGGAGCTCTGGTCGAAGCTGGAGCATCCGTTGAATCAGGTCGATTCCACTGGGGTCGATTGCGTGAAGAATGTTTCGCAAATCTTGGGTCGCGTACATTTGGAACGTGGGCTTGTACTCTGGGAGCTGGGTAATGCCGGGCCATGTGCGCTCGGTGGGTGTGCCCATGATGCGGAATATCCTGACAATCTGATCCTCGTTTGTTGTTCCGGGGAACAATGGCCGGCCAGTGTACATCTCAGCCATGATGCATCCAGCTGACCAGATGTCGATGCTCGTATTGTATGTCCTACTACCAAGCAAGACGTCTGGTGCACGATACCACAAGGTCACGACCTCGTTGGAGAAGGTGTTGACGGGGATGCCAAAGGCACGGGCAAGACCGAAATCACCAAGCTTGAGACATCCTTTGCTGTTAATAAGCAGATTTTGTGGCTTGAGATCTCGATGCAGGACTCGGTTCTGATGGCAGAAATCGATGCCCTTGAGGAGCTGGTACATGAAGGACTTGATCGTCGTAGGCTTGAGCGCGCCGCGTTCACCGTGGGTGTCCATGTATCTCTTCAGATCGCCGTCCATGTACTCAAACACAAGCATCAGCTTGTTCTCGGTGTGAATAACATCGTGAAGTCCGACAATGTTCTCGTGTTTGAGCTCCTTCATCAGCGAGATTTCTCGGA harbors:
- a CDS encoding acyltransferase domain-containing protein; amino-acid sequence: MSSNPTPASRPGVPWRLASVAVMSSVGAASRAFLYGLNRVEVTGLDNLLGVLDRRKNGQRDRGLLTVCNHVSVLDDPLIWGILPLRYAVDVENLRWGLGAHDICFKNRFFSAFFSYGQVLPTHRLWHSPQGGLYQPTIAQAIKLLSTNHYAWVHIFPEACCHQNPESTLRYFKWGVSRLILESDPAPEFVPMFIHGTQNIMSEDRGFPRFLPRIGQRVRVMIGKPTDVDSLFGHYRTSWKKMVEKAGDPDQLRHDPEAVQLRVELAKAVRDEIQKLRLSMGFAPEEDETAALAETWSKEPNKRKFKSPVDGSLVNRH
- a CDS encoding protein kinase domain-containing protein, which encodes MDGKRHPSSFQQLEKLGEGTYATVFKGRNRQTGELVALKEIHLDSEEGTPSTAIREISLMKELKHENIVGLHDVIHTENKLMLVFEYMDGDLKRYMDTHGERGALKPTTIKSFMYQLLKGIDFCHQNRVLHRDLKPQNLLINSKGCLKLGDFGLARAFGIPVNTFSNEVVTLWYRAPDVLLGSRTYNTSIDIWSAGCIMAEMYTGRPLFPGTTNEDQIVRIFRIMGTPTERTWPGITQLPEYKPTFQMYATQDLRNILHAIDPSGIDLIQRMLQLRPELRISAHDALQHPWFNDLVLQQQQQQQQQQAALQAQARSFQQAVPSQAFDNNY